A genomic window from Macaca thibetana thibetana isolate TM-01 chromosome 16, ASM2454274v1, whole genome shotgun sequence includes:
- the LOC126939437 gene encoding small nuclear ribonucleoprotein G-like, whose amino-acid sequence MRKAHPPQLKKFMNKKLSLKLNGGRHVQEILWRFDPFMNLVIDECVEMATSGQQNNNGTVVI is encoded by the coding sequence ATGAGAAAAGCTCACCCTCCCCAGTTGAAAAAATTTATGAACAAGAAATTATCATTGAAATTAAATGGTGGCAGACATGTCCAAGAAATATTGTGGAGATTTGATCCCTTTATGAATCTTGTGATAGATGAATGTGTGGAGATGGCGACTAGTGGGCAACAGAACAATAATGGAACGGTGGTAATATGA